The genome window CGATCGAAAAATTTGGAGTATTGCCGCCGAATTGAAACAACAAGCCGCGGAGCGAATCGAAACCTGTTACGATTCAACAAGAGGAGTCTATACTCAGGCGGAAGGTGTCTCGAACTTAGACGCGAGTCTATTACAACTGATCAGCATGGGTTATCTGGATAGAAATTCATCCAAGGCCGCCCAACATTTAAAGGTCTTAGAATCCGAATTGAGAACTCCGGAAGGTCTATTCTACAGATATAAACATTCGGATGATTTCGGCGTTCCGAAAACCACGTTTCTTGTCTGTGCATTCTGGTACGTAGATGCTTTAACGTGCGTCGGTCGAGTTCGCGATGCGATAGAAGTCTTCGACACGTTGACTAATTTTTCGAATCACTTAGGACTATTCTCGGAAGATATCGATCCCGTAGACGGGTCGCAATGGGGAAATTTTCCGCAAACGTACAGTCATGTCGGTTTAATGAATTCCGCCTTTCGGATTTCCAGAAAATTGGACAAACCGCTCTTTTTATCATAAAAAGTCTCTCTTAAGAATTTAGATAAACATGACTTAAGCTATTTTAAATCGTGCTATTAGTTATCACCTACCCGTTTTTAAGAACGCACAATATCCGATCGAATCCTAATCTTTACGAATGAAAAATTATTCCGACTTCGGATTATCGCCCGCTTACATTCCGAGTATATTATAAATTCTTAAACCGAAAAAGTCGTTCGAAAGAAAACACATCGTCGTTTTCTTTTTTATCGAACGCTTGAATTTTACGCCTAATTATAATTTTTGTTTGACCTTCTTTGAATTTCGGATACGCCTCCAAGAGTTCGGAGGAAATAAAAATGAAAAAAGAGAATTGGAAAATCGCATTTATACTACTAATCTGCTCTGCATTTGCGGAATGTTCCGAAAAGAAAAACGACAACGACGCAATCTTATCGTTGCTAAACGAAGAAATCGCTTCCACAAATCTAAACGGTCACAAGCCTAACAACGGACAGACACTTCTTACGTCGACTGCGCCTGACGTATTTCTAATCGGAGCGGGAAAGGCGGACATTACCGGTCCGTTTGTTCAATCAAGCACCGGCTACAATAGTCCCGGAGATCAAATGTCCGGTCTGGCGATGCGTCTGTTTTCAAGAGCCTTTGTCATCGAACGCCCGGGAGGAAACACGGTCGCAATCGTTACGAACGACATGCTTCACATGTATCAAAGCGTAAAAAAGGATACGCTTCTTATCTTGTGGAAACTTCGATGGGAAACAATTTTGTCGCGGCGTTCCCCCAAGGTCCGATGGGAGATTCAAGTCCGAATCAGCCGAATCCCGCGGACATCACGAAACCGTTTCTAAGACCGAACGACTTAGATCCGAATCTCGACGCTCTGGAAAATCCGATCGTTCACGGAACCCAATGGACTACGATCGCTACGGATAACAACCCTTATACGGCGTTCGATTGGGTAAGAACGGGAGGAGATCTTTCGCCTACTTCGGAAGTTACGATCACTTGGCTGATTCGGAATCAAAGTCCGGGAACATACAGAATCGTCTACAACGGTCTTGCAAAACAATTCTGGGTATTCTTTTGGACCTATAAAAAAGTCACGGGTATATCCAAAGAATTCATATTGCAGTAAATCGGATTTCCGTTTCAAAAAGAAGCCGCGATGTCCGCCCCGAGGCCGCTGTTTTTTTTCCGATAATCCGCCTAATACGGAAGACGGAACAATGGAAGGGATAAATTAAAACGTACCGCCACGATTCGGATCGTCACGACTAAAAGAACGGAAAGTCCCATGTTCCAGTCGGAATTCACATTCAAATATCCTAATAGAATATAGAGCGTAGCGCCCGCAAGACAAGCGGTCGCGTAAATTTCCTTTCGAAAGATCAAGGGGACTTCGTTGATCAAAGTGTCTCGAATCACTCCTCCGAAAATCGCTGAGATCATTCCGAGAATGACCGATCCGAACGGATTGACTCCGGTTGCAAGTGAGATCTTCGTTCCGATCACCGTATAAATGCCGATTCCGATGGAATCGAAGAGAAACATCTCCCTCCGAAATCTTCCCCAATAGCGAGCGAACAAAAGAGTGACGATAAAGCCGATAAAGATCGCCCAGAGTACGTTTTCATCCCGAACCCAAGCGACCGGATAATTGCCGAGGGTGATGTCTCTCAGAGTTCCTCCTCCGATCGCGGTGATAAAGCCCGTAAAAAACGCGCTGAAAATATCGTGATGATGTCCCTTCTTTTCGGCCGCGGCCAACGCGCCCGAAATCGCAAAAAAACCGACTCCGGTCAGTTCGATATAATATGATAAATCCATAATATTTAAGATTTTTTTGAAATTTTTCCGACTTTTATAAATGTTCTATCAATTCGGAAAGCGTTTGAATATCTCCGTCTTTCTTTTTCAAATACGACCTCCAACCGAGCGATTTCGGAACGGCGACGTCGAGATCGTATTTATCTCCGCAATATACGAGGGATTCTCCCGGAAGTTCCACAAGACGCATCGCTTCCTCAAAAATCTTCGGAGACGGCTTTTCGTAACCGAACTCGGCGCTTACGATTACCGGATTCAAATATTCTAATATTCCTTTCGCTTCCAGAAGCGCTTTGAGTCTGTGATCCCAATTCGAAATCACGCCGAGTCCCCAATTCTCATTTTTACAATGATCCTTGAGATCCCAAAATCCAGGATCGACGGTCCAAAGCTCCGGGTCCGCAAATCTATGATAGATGATCGGAAAGGCTTTTTCAATCGATACACGATCCGGAATTCTTTCCAAAAAATCCTCGAGCAGTTCCTTCCACCAACCCGGCGTCCCTCCCGGATGATGTTGGTATTTGTCGCGATGTTCAGGCGGTGCATTCTCATTCATCCTATGCCAAGATTCGGAAAAAGCCTTCCGATAGACTTCTCCCGCATTCTTTTCTTTTTTTAAACCGGCTTCCAAAAGGACTTCAAGATAAGTCTCACCCGCCGATTTTTTCAGATGAAGAATCGTGTCACCCACGTCCAAGAACAGATATTTATGATAACGCACGGACTTACTTTTATCGACCCCGAAGTTTTTGCATCAAGGTTTCGATCGTATTTTCAAATTCAAAAATGACTTGTAAGTCGCGTTCCAAGATTCATGCTCTGGGTATGCCCGCGAACTTCTCTATCGGAATCTTTATCTTTTCCGGCGTCACACAACTCGACTTCACCGGACCTTACGAAGTGTTTTCGAGAATCCCGAACGCTAAGGTTTTTCTTTTTGCGCAAACGAAAGGGGCGATCACTACGGAATCGGGAATGAAGTTCATCCCCGATTATGATTTTTCGGATTGTCCCGATCTGGACATTCTTCTCGTTCCGGGCGGCTCCGGCACGACGATCTTAATGGAAGAATTCGAGGTTCTTGATTTTTTAAAAGAGAAAGCGGAGAAGTCCAAGTTCATCACTTCCGTCTGCACGGGTTCCTTGGTTCTCGCGGCGGCGGGTCTTCTCGACGGTTACAAAGCGACCACACACTGGCTTTCTTTGGATGTTTTAAAATTATTTCCGGTCCAGATCTCGGGAGAACGTTTCGTAAAGGATCGAAACAGAATCACCGGCGGCGGCGTTACCGCAGGAATCGACTTTGCGCTTTTCCTAACCGCCGAATTTTTCGGAACCGATCTTGCGGAAGAAATTCAATTGATGATCGAATACAATCCGGCCCCTCCGTTTACTTCCGGCCATCCTACGACGGCGACTTCTCATTTGGTTGAGAAGGTGAAGTCAAGTCGGGAGACCGCTCAGAATCGTCGGAAGGCCGCCGCGATCCGAGTCTTAGAAGCGCGACCGAGAAATTAACGAACCGACGGACGCGGATTCGTCCGAGCATTCGGAGATGGTGTGGGAACTCCTGCGTTTTTCCGATTGTTCGGAAATATGTAGGAACTCCTTCCTATTTTTGAAAACGGAGACGATGTAGGATCTCCTACTCAGACGTTCAGAACTGAGAACAAAATTTACAGAAGTTCCTTCGTTTTTGTGGGAACTCCCCCATTTCACAAAAAAAATTCGACCCACGGGAGAATTCTCCCCTATTCCTAAATTGAATCAAAACCTACGTTTCTTCTTTAATGAGACAGAATCCAGGGACGAAAGTCCCATCGAACGATCCGGTTGTAAGAGTTCCCACATTCCTGGAACCACAGTAAATTCTTGACCTTTAGTTACAAATTACATATTTTGTTATTTGTAACTAAAGGTATTCCAGGAGAAATTCAAATGATGAAGCAAAGAAAGTTAGGAGCACAAGGACCGCTCGTTTCCGAAATCGGTCTCGGTTGTATGGGAATGTCGGACTTTTACGGCACAAAGGAGACTCGAGACCGGGGCGAAAGCATTCGCACGATTCACGCCGCTCTGGATGCGGGGATCAGTCTTCTGAACACGGGGGATTTTTACGGGATCGGGCACAACGAGTTGTTGATTGCGGAGGCATTGAAGTCGGTCTCGAACCGACCGCTGATCAGCGTAAAGTTCGGGGCGATGAGAACTCCGCAAGGAGGGTTTACGGGTTACGACGCAAGACCCGCCGCGGTCAAAAATTTCGCCGCGTACTCTCTAACCCGACTTGGAGCGGAAGCGATCGACATCTATCAACCGTCCCGCGTGGATCCGACCATACCGATCGAAGAAACGGTGGGCGCGATCAAAGAGCTGATCGAGGAAGGAAAAGTGCGTTATCTCGGATTATCGGAGGCTTCTCCCGAAAATATACGACGTGCGCATAAAATTCATCCCGTGACCGCGTTGGAGATCGAATACTCGTTGGCTACGAGGTTGATCGAAAAGGAAATTCTTTCCACAGCAAGAGAACTCGGAATCGGCATCGTCGCGTACGGAGTTCTGTCCAGAGGGCTTCTTACCGGAAAAATTTCGGGCCAACTGGAAAACGGAGATTTTAGAAATCATTCCCCTCGCTTTATGGGAAAAAACCTTGAATCCAATCTGGAGCGGGTCAATCTGCTTCAAGAACTCGCAAAGGAAAAAGGCTGTAGTCCCGCACAACTCGCGATCGCTTGGGTGCTTCATCAAGGAAACGATATCGTTCCTTTGATCGGTTCCACAAAGACGGGAAGTCTGAAAGAAAACTTAGGAGCGCTGAACGTATCTCTCAATCGCGAAGAATTGAATCGAATCTCGGAAGCGTTTCCGGACGGTTCCTTCCAAGGAGAAAGATATCCCGCGCTTCAGATGCAGACCGTAGCCAAATGATGTATGCCCAGAACAGGCTTAACGCCGGACGAACTTTATAACAAGGCGCTCGATTCGACGGAGGAAGAAATCCGACGCAACGGAGTCGAACGTCTCAAGCTGACCGACATTGCAAGAGAGCTCAATGTCAGTCACGCGGCTCTCTATAAATTTTTTTCGGACAAACAGTCTCTTCTGGACGAGGTTTCCAAACGGTGGTTGGATAGAATCGATCGGGAATTGGAAAGAATTTCGAAACAGAATTCTCCGGTCGAAACGATCCTCACCGAATGGTTCACAACCTTACACACGATGAAACGTGAAAAGGTTCTTTCCGATCCGCGCCTTTTCGGCGCGTTCAACCTCTCCGCCGAAAAAACGAGACCTTTTGTGGTTTCCCACCTCGACCACATGGCAAAGCTGCTTGAAGACTTAGTACAAACGGGAATTTCAAACGGAACGTTTCATTGTTCGAACGCGAAAGAAGGAGCGAGAATTCTCTTCGAAGGAACCGCGTCTTTTCACCATCCTCGTTTGGTTTTGGAATCGATCGAAGAGGATCGCAGACAGGCGTTAGACGCTCTTTTGAAAACCTTGATTGCGGGTTTGAAATCGAAATCTTGATCCGTTATTTACACAGACATCCCCGCGACCGAAAATCCTCGCTCGAACACGAAGCGGAAAAATCCCCGCACTCGATTGACGCCGCAGGATTTTCCGTTTACTCCATTTGAACTTTAGAATATATCACTATTTTAATGTTTATGATGAATCAGATGCGGTTCGTCCAAGTCCTTCCATAACGCCGAATTTCCGATCGTAATCGAAGCCTCGTGAATTTCCCTTAAGAATGCTTCTTCCTTTTCCGGATTTTTTTTCTTATCTTTCGAATCCAAAGATTCCTTTACGCCCGCAAGAATCTTATCCAGAAGAAACGAAATCGGTTTGTCCCAAATCGCCGAAGTGGCCACGATCACCATTCTTCGGTGAGGAATCACATACACGAACTGACTTCCCTTTCCGTTCGCCATAAACGTTTTTTTGCCTTCGAACTGGTGCATCCACAATTGATAACCGTAATTCTGCGACGCCCCCGGTCGAATCGCCTGTTTGATCCAGTCGGACTTGAGGATTTTTTTACCTCGGTAAATTCCGTTATCCAAATACAGAACGCCTAACTTCAACATGTCGATCGGCTTGAGTCTTAAACCGAAACCCGCGGTTTGTCTTCCCGACGGAGAAGTATACCATTCATATCCTTTGAAATCGAGCCAAGCGAACAAAGTCTTTTCCGCAAACTGGAGCAAGGTCATACCCGCTTTGTTTTCCAAAACCGCGGCGGCAAGTTGAGAATCTCCGTTGCTGTAATCGAACTTCGTACCGGGTTTATCCTTCACTTCGGGAAGCAATGCGATGACGAGAGGATCTTCCGCGGTGCGAATGTCTTCCCGTTCGGGAAACTCGGACCAACGCATTCCGGAAGCCATGTGAAGAACGTCTCTGAGTTTTAAGGATTCTTTTCCATCCAAAAGAGGAAAGGGAAGATTGCCGAGAGAACGCAAAGAATTCATCACTGGTTCGTCCACGTTTTTCAGAACGCCTTCCAAGTTGAGAATTCCGAGTAAGGTGGAAGTGACAGTTTTCGTCACGGAATAAACGCTGTGATTGTGGTCGCGTGTCACACCTCCCGCGTAACGTTCCATCACGAGTTTGCCGTCTTTAAAGACCAGAAGAGAGCGGACTTCGATTCCTTCGTCGCGTATCGATTTTGATAAGCGAAGTAGCGGGGCTGAATCCAAACCGGCTTCTTCGGGAAGGCCGATCGGAAATCCTTCGAAAGGAGTTCGATTCAATTGTTTCGGAGCGAACGAACGGGCCGCGCTCCGCAAAGCGACTTCTCCCTCGGGCTGGGTGGAGGCGCAGGAAAGAACAAATCCGATCCAAATCAAAAAAAGCCAAATTCTCATACAACACTCACTCTTTCTAATAAAACAACCAAATCGATTCTTTTTCTTTTCGATTTCCTCATTTTGAAATTTATTGAGCGATCGAAGTTGCGCCCCATAGGAAGCAGCTTGCCGAGTTCAGAATACGAGATTTGAATCGCTTTTTTTCGGATCTTCTGCGAAACTTCAGAAAGGCCTTTTCGATGAACCGTACATTCGTTCTTCATTCTTTATTGATTTTCTTTTTATGCGTCGCTGTTCCGAACCTGGGTTGTCTCGTTCGAGTGGATTGGGACGCAAACGAGAAGAATGTCAAAAAATCCCCTTCTCCCGATGCGTTTCCGACGGCGGAGGACGCAAACCTTACGCAGGCGGAACGAGCGAAGCTGATAAGGGAAGGAAAGCTGACGCCTCTTTCTCCGGACGGCCTCTCATTGATTCACGGCCGAGATTCCGGTTTTTCCTACGAACACGCCTGCACGCAACTTCTTGCAAAGTGCCAGGGGAATTGTATGGAGGAATGGTATCCGTTCACGTCCATTTTCTTGCCGATCATCGGTTACAGAAGCGCGAAACAAAGACAATGTATGGACCGATGCAATCAATTCTGCAAACTTCCGAGTAGAATTCTTTCGGGAGAAACAAGCACAACTCCGACGACTCCCGGCCCTCAAAGTCAGTGAGGTCCAATCAAAAATCCTAATATACCTTTCACCCTCTTAAAACCCTAAAAAAACGACGTTTTTTATACCGTTCCAATTTTAATTCCGAAGAGATTCTTATAATTATCATTTCAGTTTAACGGTTAAAAATTTCTTGCCATTTCCGACAAATCGCCGATGATTTCCTACCTGGAGAAAACATGGCCGACTCAAAAGAAATCGTCGTATTTACAACGCTAAGCGATCGGGATCTCGCGGAGATTCAGATTTCAGAAATGCTTCAGGAAGGGATCATCATATCGGGAACGATTTTTCCCGAAGTTACGTTGATGTATCAGTGGGACGGAAAGATCGCGATGGATACGGAAAACAAGATCATGATTAAGGCGAGATCGGATCAATATCCTAAAATCGAAGAATTCATCATGAAACATCACCCATACCTCGCTCCGGAAATCATCCGTCTCGACGTAAGTTTCGGAAGCGAGAACTATCGTAAATTCATTAAAACGAAGATCGATAAGGCGGGTTGATCGGCTCTTAACCTTCTCCGCCGCCCGTCATATTTCTCAAAACCCTGCCGATGATTTCGGGTTCCAGTAAAAGGGCAAATGCAATTCCGCATAACGCACCCCAAAGATGCGCGTCGTGATTGATTCCATCCGACGCCGCGTTTCGCGAAGAAAAATACGTATATACGAGATAAAGAACGGCGTAGATCGCGCCGGGAATCGGGATCGGAATAAACATCATATAAAGCGACAAACCCGGATAAAACAGAATCGTAGCGAACAAAACTCCGCAAACGCCGCCCGACGCTCCGAGGGTCGCATAAAGCGGGTTATCCGAATTCTTTTTCCAGGAAATGACGCTCGTAATCAGAATCGTTCCTAAATAAAAAATCAAAAACTTGATCGGCCCCACGGTCAGCTCCAGATTCTTCCCGAAAGAATAAAACGAAACCATGTTGAAGATCAAATGCATCCAATCGGCGTGAATAAAACCGGAAGTAAGAAGCGTGTAATAATTCTTATCCCTCTCCAATCGATACGGTGTTAGAATGAATTTTCCGAGTTTTTCCTCGGAGGCAAAACACCAAACGCTCAAACCGAAAGTGACAAGACAAATCAGTATCGTAATCAAGATAAATTCCTTTGTGTTAGTTTTCTGCGGAAGAATCGCCCGTCTGAATCGACAACATCTTATCCCGTAAGATCGCGGCTCTTTCAAAGTCCAGATCCTTGGCGGCCTTCATCATCTCTTCGCGGAGTTTATCCTTCAATTCTTCCTTGTTCGGGAATTTCTTGGAATTGAATTTCTTGTCCACGTCTTCGAGAATCAGGTCTTCGGAGGTTTGTTCTTTTTCTTCCCTTTCTATGATGTCGCTGACTTCTTTTTTGATGGTGAGCGGAGTGATTCCGAACTTCAGGTTGTGTTCTTCCTGAATATGTCTCCGCCGTTTCGTTTCGTCGATCGCCTTAGCCATCGAGTCTGTCATCTTATCCGCGTAAAGAATCGCGGTTCCGTTCACGTTTCTCGCCGCACGGCCGATGGTCTGTATGAGAGATTTATAATTTCTTAAAAAACCTTCCTTGTCCGCGTCCAAAATCGCGACCAAAGAAACCTCGGGAATATCCAAACCTTCCCGTAAAAGATTGATCCCGATCAGAACGTCGTGAATCCCCTTCCGCAAATCGCGGATGATCGCGACACGATCCAAGGTTTCCACTTCGGAGTGGAGATAAGCGACCTTCAAACCGATCTCCTCGTAATAATCCGTCAAATCTTCCGACATTTTTTTCGTGAGAGTCGTCACCAAAACGCGTTCTCCCGCTTCGATCCGTTTACGGATTTCGACGAGAAGATCTTCGATCTGATTTTTAGTGGGACGCACTTCCACGATCGGATCCAAAAGTCCGGTGGGACGAATGATCTGCTCCACAACTTTGGTACTTTTTTCCAATTCGTATTCTGCCGGAGTCGCGGAAACATACAACGTTTTCGGAGTCAATGATTCGAATTCGTTGAAGTTCAAAGGACGGTTGTCGAGCGCGCTCGGAAGACGAAAACCGAAGTCGACTAACGTCTGTTTGCGGGCCTTATCCCCCGCAAACATTCCTCCTATCTGAGGAATCGTAACGTGCGACTCGTCCACGATCAAAAGGAATTCTCCCTGAAAATAGTCGATGAGGCAAGCGGGACGTTCTCCCGCTTTTCTTCCCGTTAAATGTCTGGAATAGTTTTCGATTCCGTTGCAGTATCCCATTTCCTGAAGCATTTCCATATCGTAATTCGTACGGGAAGTGATGCGTTCCGCTTCGAGAAGTTTGTTGTTCTTTCTAAAAAAATCCGCCTGCATTTCCATTTCGGAACGGATGTTTTCCACGGCTTCTTTGACCTTGGGACCGGAAGTGATGAAGTGTTTTGCGGGATATATATACGCTTTTTCTAATTTAAGAAGCGTTTGCGCCGTTACCGGATTGATTCTGCTGATCGAGTCGATCTCGTCCCCGAAAAATTCGATCCGAATTCCGTCGGTATGGTATGCAGGATAAATTTCGATCGAATCCCCTCTTACGCGGAAGTTTCCCCTCGAAAAATCGATGTCGTTGCGATTGTATTGAATATGAAGAAGTTTGCGGATCACCGCGTCGCGCTCTATCGTATCGCCCACTTTTAATGCGACAACCGAATTCGTATATTCTTCCGGCGAACCCAAACCGTAGATGCAGGAAACAGAACTAACGATGACCACGTCCTCCCGTTCCAAAAGGGAAGAAGTCGCGCGCAACCTGAGTTTATCGATCTCTTCGTTGATCGAGCTGTCCTTTTCGATAAACGTATCGGAAGAAGGGACATACGCTTCCGGTTGATAATAATCGTAATACGAAACGAAGTATTCCACCGCGTTTTCGGGAAAGAATTCCTTGAATTCACGGAAGAGCTGCGCCGCCAAAGTTTTGTTATGCGACAAGACGAGCGTAGGCAATCCTAGATTCTGAATCACCTGAGCCATCGTAAACGTTTTACCGGAACCGGTCACGCCCACGAGGGTGACTTTTTCTTCTCCTTTTTTAAAGGAAGAG of Leptospira sanjuanensis contains these proteins:
- a CDS encoding neutral/alkaline non-lysosomal ceramidase N-terminal domain-containing protein, whose product is MKKENWKIAFILLICSAFAECSEKKNDNDAILSLLNEEIASTNLNGHKPNNGQTLLTSTAPDVFLIGAGKADITGPFVQSSTGYNSPGDQMSGLAMRLFSRAFVIERPGGNTVAIVTNDMLHMYQSVKKDTLLILWKLRWETILSRRSPKVRWEIQVRISRIPRTSRNRF
- a CDS encoding neutral/alkaline non-lysosomal ceramidase C-terminal domain-containing protein; translation: MGDSSPNQPNPADITKPFLRPNDLDPNLDALENPIVHGTQWTTIATDNNPYTAFDWVRTGGDLSPTSEVTITWLIRNQSPGTYRIVYNGLAKQFWVFFWTYKKVTGISKEFILQ
- a CDS encoding trimeric intracellular cation channel family protein, which codes for MDLSYYIELTGVGFFAISGALAAAEKKGHHHDIFSAFFTGFITAIGGGTLRDITLGNYPVAWVRDENVLWAIFIGFIVTLLFARYWGRFRREMFLFDSIGIGIYTVIGTKISLATGVNPFGSVILGMISAIFGGVIRDTLINEVPLIFRKEIYATACLAGATLYILLGYLNVNSDWNMGLSVLLVVTIRIVAVRFNLSLPLFRLPY
- a CDS encoding HAD-IA family hydrolase yields the protein MRYHKYLFLDVGDTILHLKKSAGETYLEVLLEAGLKKEKNAGEVYRKAFSESWHRMNENAPPEHRDKYQHHPGGTPGWWKELLEDFLERIPDRVSIEKAFPIIYHRFADPELWTVDPGFWDLKDHCKNENWGLGVISNWDHRLKALLEAKGILEYLNPVIVSAEFGYEKPSPKIFEEAMRLVELPGESLVYCGDKYDLDVAVPKSLGWRSYLKKKDGDIQTLSELIEHL
- a CDS encoding DJ-1/PfpI family protein, with protein sequence MPANFSIGIFIFSGVTQLDFTGPYEVFSRIPNAKVFLFAQTKGAITTESGMKFIPDYDFSDCPDLDILLVPGGSGTTILMEEFEVLDFLKEKAEKSKFITSVCTGSLVLAAAGLLDGYKATTHWLSLDVLKLFPVQISGERFVKDRNRITGGGVTAGIDFALFLTAEFFGTDLAEEIQLMIEYNPAPPFTSGHPTTATSHLVEKVKSSRETAQNRRKAAAIRVLEARPRN
- a CDS encoding aldo/keto reductase, with protein sequence MKQRKLGAQGPLVSEIGLGCMGMSDFYGTKETRDRGESIRTIHAALDAGISLLNTGDFYGIGHNELLIAEALKSVSNRPLISVKFGAMRTPQGGFTGYDARPAAVKNFAAYSLTRLGAEAIDIYQPSRVDPTIPIEETVGAIKELIEEGKVRYLGLSEASPENIRRAHKIHPVTALEIEYSLATRLIEKEILSTARELGIGIVAYGVLSRGLLTGKISGQLENGDFRNHSPRFMGKNLESNLERVNLLQELAKEKGCSPAQLAIAWVLHQGNDIVPLIGSTKTGSLKENLGALNVSLNREELNRISEAFPDGSFQGERYPALQMQTVAK
- a CDS encoding TetR/AcrR family transcriptional regulator; translated protein: MPRTGLTPDELYNKALDSTEEEIRRNGVERLKLTDIARELNVSHAALYKFFSDKQSLLDEVSKRWLDRIDRELERISKQNSPVETILTEWFTTLHTMKREKVLSDPRLFGAFNLSAEKTRPFVVSHLDHMAKLLEDLVQTGISNGTFHCSNAKEGARILFEGTASFHHPRLVLESIEEDRRQALDALLKTLIAGLKSKS
- a CDS encoding serine hydrolase domain-containing protein — protein: MRIWLFLIWIGFVLSCASTQPEGEVALRSAARSFAPKQLNRTPFEGFPIGLPEEAGLDSAPLLRLSKSIRDEGIEVRSLLVFKDGKLVMERYAGGVTRDHNHSVYSVTKTVTSTLLGILNLEGVLKNVDEPVMNSLRSLGNLPFPLLDGKESLKLRDVLHMASGMRWSEFPEREDIRTAEDPLVIALLPEVKDKPGTKFDYSNGDSQLAAAVLENKAGMTLLQFAEKTLFAWLDFKGYEWYTSPSGRQTAGFGLRLKPIDMLKLGVLYLDNGIYRGKKILKSDWIKQAIRPGASQNYGYQLWMHQFEGKKTFMANGKGSQFVYVIPHRRMVIVATSAIWDKPISFLLDKILAGVKESLDSKDKKKNPEKEEAFLREIHEASITIGNSALWKDLDEPHLIHHKH
- a CDS encoding LIC_10730 family protein; amino-acid sequence: MNRTFVLHSLLIFFLCVAVPNLGCLVRVDWDANEKNVKKSPSPDAFPTAEDANLTQAERAKLIREGKLTPLSPDGLSLIHGRDSGFSYEHACTQLLAKCQGNCMEEWYPFTSIFLPIIGYRSAKQRQCMDRCNQFCKLPSRILSGETSTTPTTPGPQSQ
- the cutA gene encoding divalent-cation tolerance protein CutA, with translation MADSKEIVVFTTLSDRDLAEIQISEMLQEGIIISGTIFPEVTLMYQWDGKIAMDTENKIMIKARSDQYPKIEEFIMKHHPYLAPEIIRLDVSFGSENYRKFIKTKIDKAG
- a CDS encoding rhomboid family intramembrane serine protease, producing MITILICLVTFGLSVWCFASEEKLGKFILTPYRLERDKNYYTLLTSGFIHADWMHLIFNMVSFYSFGKNLELTVGPIKFLIFYLGTILITSVISWKKNSDNPLYATLGASGGVCGVLFATILFYPGLSLYMMFIPIPIPGAIYAVLYLVYTYFSSRNAASDGINHDAHLWGALCGIAFALLLEPEIIGRVLRNMTGGGEG
- the uvrB gene encoding excinuclease ABC subunit UvrB produces the protein MAAVFKIHSAYQPAGDQVKAIENIASSFKKGEEKVTLVGVTGSGKTFTMAQVIQNLGLPTLVLSHNKTLAAQLFREFKEFFPENAVEYFVSYYDYYQPEAYVPSSDTFIEKDSSINEEIDKLRLRATSSLLEREDVVIVSSVSCIYGLGSPEEYTNSVVALKVGDTIERDAVIRKLLHIQYNRNDIDFSRGNFRVRGDSIEIYPAYHTDGIRIEFFGDEIDSISRINPVTAQTLLKLEKAYIYPAKHFITSGPKVKEAVENIRSEMEMQADFFRKNNKLLEAERITSRTNYDMEMLQEMGYCNGIENYSRHLTGRKAGERPACLIDYFQGEFLLIVDESHVTIPQIGGMFAGDKARKQTLVDFGFRLPSALDNRPLNFNEFESLTPKTLYVSATPAEYELEKSTKVVEQIIRPTGLLDPIVEVRPTKNQIEDLLVEIRKRIEAGERVLVTTLTKKMSEDLTDYYEEIGLKVAYLHSEVETLDRVAIIRDLRKGIHDVLIGINLLREGLDIPEVSLVAILDADKEGFLRNYKSLIQTIGRAARNVNGTAILYADKMTDSMAKAIDETKRRRHIQEEHNLKFGITPLTIKKEVSDIIEREEKEQTSEDLILEDVDKKFNSKKFPNKEELKDKLREEMMKAAKDLDFERAAILRDKMLSIQTGDSSAEN